GCATGAGTACTTGGGATTCATCAAGAGGTCTGCGGATCGGTTGATGGATATAGTCACTGATATCCTTGATTTTTCCAAGATCGAGTCTGGTAAGATTGAGATGATGAGTGAGACGTTCTCTGTGGCCCAACTCCTTAACGATAGTGTTGGGATGATGGCGGCCAAGGCTCTCGAAAAGCCTTTGGAATTGGTCTATTCTGTTGATCGCAACTTGCCAGGGGTAGCGATCGGTGATGCTGGGAGATTGCGGCAGGTAATTATCAATCTGGTCAACAACGCGATTAAATTTACGGAAGAGGGTGAGATTGAGGTTCGTGCCACACTTGGCGAGCCGCTATTGCCAGATGATGAGACGGTGTGTTTGAAAATTTTGGTGCGGGACACCGGGATCGGGATTCCGGTTGAGAAGCAACAGGTGATATTTGAATCGTTCAGCCAAGCTGATGGCTCGATGAGCCGAAAATATGGCGGCACAGGTTTAGGTCTTGCTATCTGTGAACAGCTGGTCAAGTTGATGGGGGGCAAGATTTGGGTGGAAAGTAAGATTGGTCAGGGTTCGGTCTTTATCTTTACTGTTCAACTTGGTCTTCAAAAGCAAAAAATGATATTTCCTCTCCCTGGTGAATCCGAACTGACAGCACTGTCTGTGTTAATTTGCGAAGGCAATGCCACCACACGAAATGTTCTGCGGGAGATGCTCTCAGGAGTGGTGGCCAGGGTTGAGACGGCGGACGACGCGGATCAGGTGGTGGTGGCCATGGAACGGGAGCGTTTTGATGTCCTCCTTATCGATGAGGCGTTACCGGGGTTGGTAGGGGGAAAGGATTTGGAGGCTACTGTAACTCGTCAGAAGGATAATCTGACCGTGGTTGTGATGCGGAGATCAATCAGGGTGTCTTCTGGTGAATCGGTAATTCCCTGGGCCAGAGGCGGGGCGGTTATCAAGCCGGTTAACCGGGAAAACTTGATTGTGACTCTCTGTCAGGCCGTAGCCACATCTCATCCATCACGATTCGGCTCTTCGAGGGAAGAGAAGATGGCCAGCGGTCAAAATCAAGGTGTGCGGATTCTTTTAGTAGAGGATGACCCGATTAACCAGATGTTAGCGTTAGCGTTACTTGAGGATCGAGGATATTCTGTGCTGGCTGCCTCAAACGGCCGAGAGGCTGTTGAGGTGATTAACGAGGGATTTGATGTGGTGTTGATGGATGTTCAGATGCCGGAAATGGATGGCCTTGAAGCCGCCCGGTATATTCGGAAGCAGGAGCGAGGGACTGGTCGTCATGTGCCGATCATTGCCATGACCGCCCATGCCATGCGTCAGGATCAGGAGCGGTGTTTTGAGGCCGGCATGGATGATTACGTTTCAAAACCGATTAATGCCCAGGCGCTTTACTCAACTCTTGAGCGTCTTCTTCGGCGATCTGAATCGTAAGATTCGGTCACAATAAACCATCCCATCGGGCTTGTTTTCTTGTAAACGTTCACCGGGCACTCCATCTGCTTCGCAGTCTCGCAAACTCGCTTAGCTGTCAGCGGCCTGCTCATGTGCAACTAGCACACTTCGCAGACCGCTTTATTGACCGACGAAGCGGGTCAATATAAATCGCGCATCTGGAGTGCCCGATGAACGTTTACATTCCGGTGAAATCGGCATGTTCAACGCTTCTGGTGAACGATTACGTTTTCTTGGCCGTTGTCTTAGTTGCTCTGGAACGCTTATAAGGCCTTGGGATACGACCAGACCTCCTGCTCTGAATCTTTTGGGGCGGATTATGTTCGTGGGGCCCTAATATATGCCCTCACATGAGCGTACTACAAGGTGCAAACACGGCTGCGGCCAGCGGCTTTAGCCTTATAGAGGGCTTCATCGGTTTTATGGATCCACTGTTTCTTGTCAAGACCAGGATGCCACTCCACTAATCCTATGCTGATACCTAAGATGCCACGTCCTGCTCCGGGCAGGTCGAGTTGATTGATTGTCTGACAGAGGCGGTTGGCCAGGATTTCCGCAGCATTAATGGTGGTGTCCGGCATGATCAGCATGAATTCGTCGCCGCCCATTCGGGCCAGGATGTCGCAACTACGCACGATTCGTTCCATGCAAGAGGCGACGTTCTGCAAGACTAAGTCGCCAACCCCGTGGCCATAAGTGTCGTTGATCTGTTTGAACTTGTCCAGGTCCATGCAGGCGAGGGTCACAGGATGCCCGTGACGTACGGTTTGGGCCAGGATTGAGTTGATCCGTTCGTCAAAAACTCGTCGGTTCATCAAGCCGGTCAGGGCATCGCGGCTTGCTTGTTCATAGAGGTCTTCATACTCCAAGGCACGCTGCAAAGGCTCGCAGAGGATCTGCAGTCCCTTGGCCAGCAGCTGGTTTTCGTATTCACCGATTTTCTTTTCCTTGCGTATAACCAAGAGAATGCCGCTGCCGGAAAACTGGTCGAGTTGCCAGCTTTGGATATAATAGTCGTCTTTGACCCAGCAACAGGGA
Above is a window of Desulfobulbaceae bacterium DNA encoding:
- a CDS encoding GGDEF domain-containing protein; protein product: MQTITHTAADHTDNPSITNVASMNSLIVELEHYRRQSEWLSMVNELHVRLAAAVDMPAMLEAFSVWLMPLVNHDLLAYNNAERSRRHLLCSCHGPERRQAMAVAKEAFNSGPKSTHPCCWVKDDYYIQSWQLDQFSGSGILLVIRKEKKIGEYENQLLAKGLQILCEPLQRALEYEDLYEQASRDALTGLMNRRVFDERINSILAQTVRHGHPVTLACMDLDKFKQINDTYGHGVGDLVLQNVASCMERIVRSCDILARMGGDEFMLIMPDTTINAAEILANRLCQTINQLDLPGAGRGILGISIGLVEWHPGLDKKQWIHKTDEALYKAKAAGRSRVCTL